From the Candidatus Blochmannia vicinus genome, the window GTCGTTCATTGATTTAATCTCAAATGTTATAAATAACAAATCTATTGATAAGGATAGAGCGCTAATTTATTTTCTGCAATACCTAGAGTGTTTTAATTTATAAATAATTCTATTATATTTTGTATTAACAGGTCATTATATATAGAGTCATAAATATAAGTAAAGTATTGTGATATGTTATTAAAAATTTTTATTAATTTAATTAAATAAACTGATATATTTTTATAAAAATTTTTAATCATTATTTAATTAAATGATTATTTTTTTATTTATAAAAATTTTAAATATAAATAATAGTTATTTGTTAATTTTTAGTTATTTTTATTAGAGATATAGAATCTTTTTAGATATAGAGTATTTATTTACTTAAATTATTGTTTTATATGTAAAGTATAGAATGATTTTAAGGTATATACGTAGTATTGTAAAAGTGTTTGTATTAGATAGAATCTGAAATATATTACATTAAAATTAATGTAATATATATATAAAATATTTTATTTATAAATTTCACAGCTAAATTAGTTGAATAAGCTTGTTTTTAACATAATAGAATTATGTTATGTGAATTATATTCCAATGCTGTGATTTAGTTAGGATTTTAATTTATGGCGCAATTGTATTTTTATTATTCTGCAATGAATGCCGGAAAAACTACTGCATTATTACAGTCTTCTTATAATTATCAGGAACGAGGCATGCGTACTGTGCTATATACCGCTGCAATGAATCATAAAAATTGTAGAAATGAAAAAATTAAATCCCGTGTTGGATTAACTGCTTCTGCTAGAATATTTAATGTCAAAACTAATTTTTTTGATCAAATAGCAGCTATGTGTCAGAATGATTTAATACATTGTGTATTAGTAGATGAGTGTCATTTTCTTAATCGTGATCAAGTGACTGATTTAGGAAAAATAGTGGATACATTGAATGTTCCAGTATTGTGTTATGGTTTACGTACTGATTTTAAAGCTGATTTATTTCCAGGAAGCTTATGGTTATTAGCATGGGCGGACAAATTAATTGAATTAAAAACTATTTGTTATTGTGGACGTAAGGCCAATAGAGTCCTTAGGATTGATGATCAAGGTGTGGTAATCCGAGATGGTGATCAAATATTAGTTGGTGGTAATAATCGTTATGTTTCAGTATGTCGTAGGCACTTTTTGGAAAAATTTAAATGATTACTCTCATCTAATAAAAAGTATTTATCACAATAGATAAAAATAT encodes:
- a CDS encoding thymidine kinase, whose amino-acid sequence is MAQLYFYYSAMNAGKTTALLQSSYNYQERGMRTVLYTAAMNHKNCRNEKIKSRVGLTASARIFNVKTNFFDQIAAMCQNDLIHCVLVDECHFLNRDQVTDLGKIVDTLNVPVLCYGLRTDFKADLFPGSLWLLAWADKLIELKTICYCGRKANRVLRIDDQGVVIRDGDQILVGGNNRYVSVCRRHFLEKFK